A part of Carettochelys insculpta isolate YL-2023 chromosome 1, ASM3395843v1, whole genome shotgun sequence genomic DNA contains:
- the NINJ2 gene encoding ninjurin-2, which yields MALEGEIINLQAGNPGSRRDNQININHYATKKSVAESMLDVALFMANVTQLKAVLEQGVSFQYYATLISLISISLFFQVVIGILLIIIARLNLNDVSKQQRLNVLNNVATALVFITVILNIFITAFGVQKTGLYPTRNTRRPY from the exons gcagggaatcctggctcaaGGAGGGACAATCAAATCAACATCAACCACTATGCAACGAAGAAGAGCGTAGCAGAAAGCATGCTGGATGTGGCGCTCTTCATGGCCAATGTCACACAACTCAAAGCAGTGCTGGAGCAGGGTGTTTCGTTCCAGTATTATGCCACCCTGATATCGCTCATCAGCATCTCTCTCTTCTTCCAGGTGGTGATTGGAATACTCCTTATCATCATTG CTCGGCTGAACCTGAATGACGTGTCAAAGCAGCAGCGCCTGAATGTGCTCAACAACGTGGCCACAGCACTGGTCTTCATCACCGTCATCCTCAACATCTTCATCACTGCCTTTGGGGTGCAGAAGACGGGTCTCTACCCTACCAGGAATACCAGGAGACCTTACTGA